One Streptomyces sp. NBC_00102 DNA segment encodes these proteins:
- a CDS encoding TIGR03619 family F420-dependent LLM class oxidoreductase translates to MELGYALPTSGVLATPENISRIATTAERIGYDSLWTYERLLRPVDPVVPIGGGEPQPVPDMYTTVFEPLVTLSHVAALTERIKLGTSVIDALLHPPVVLARRFATLDRFSGGRVVAGVGQGWMRPEFETANVPMSRMGAGFEEVVTAMKACWGPDPVAFKGRFYTIVPSEVNPKPAGRIPVLVGAMTPAGIRRAARIADGLNPVVVSRDSLLGAAQLFREGAKDEGRDPSALTVVGRANVPLSDKPLGKDRPFLGGSPEQIADDLASLRGTGIDQIFFANMTASDIDEEVHFLERIKEAALSAE, encoded by the coding sequence ATGGAACTGGGATACGCACTTCCCACCTCAGGAGTGCTCGCCACCCCCGAGAACATCAGCCGGATCGCCACCACCGCCGAACGGATCGGCTACGACTCGCTGTGGACCTACGAGCGGCTGCTGCGCCCCGTGGACCCGGTCGTGCCCATCGGCGGCGGCGAACCGCAGCCCGTTCCCGACATGTACACCACCGTGTTTGAGCCACTGGTCACCCTGAGCCATGTCGCGGCGCTGACCGAACGCATCAAGCTCGGCACCAGCGTCATCGACGCCCTGCTGCACCCGCCGGTCGTGCTCGCCCGCCGGTTCGCCACCCTGGACAGGTTCAGCGGCGGCCGGGTGGTGGCCGGTGTCGGGCAGGGCTGGATGCGCCCCGAGTTCGAGACCGCCAACGTGCCCATGAGCCGGATGGGCGCCGGTTTCGAAGAGGTGGTCACGGCGATGAAGGCGTGCTGGGGGCCCGATCCGGTCGCCTTCAAGGGACGCTTCTACACGATCGTCCCGTCCGAGGTGAACCCCAAGCCGGCCGGACGGATACCGGTCCTGGTGGGGGCGATGACACCGGCCGGAATCCGGCGCGCCGCGCGCATCGCCGACGGACTCAACCCCGTCGTCGTCTCGCGGGACAGCCTGCTCGGCGCGGCCCAGCTCTTCCGCGAGGGCGCCAAGGACGAGGGCCGGGACCCCTCCGCCCTGACGGTCGTCGGCCGGGCCAACGTACCGCTGTCGGACAAGCCCCTCGGCAAGGACCGGCCCTTCCTCGGCGGTTCCCCCGAGCAGATCGCCGACGACCTGGCCTCGCTGCGCGGTACCGGGATCGATCAGATCTTCTTCGCGAACATGACCGCTTCCGACATCGACGAAGAGGTCCACTTCCTGGAGCGCATCAAGGAAGCCGCCCTTTCCGCGGAGTGA
- a CDS encoding SRPBCC family protein: MASIIREFAVAADAEVAWAALEEVGKVNQLITFLGPVTVEGDVRRVDMAENGIIEELIVSVDPALRRMSYSVRQGPWALTHHHSVMQVLPPAEGDSGSRVAWLVDLKPDSLAEEFAAGMEGAVEAMKASLGKATP; this comes from the coding sequence ATGGCATCCATTATTCGGGAATTCGCAGTGGCCGCCGACGCCGAAGTGGCCTGGGCCGCTTTGGAAGAAGTCGGCAAGGTGAACCAACTCATCACCTTCCTCGGCCCGGTCACCGTGGAGGGCGACGTCCGCCGCGTGGACATGGCCGAGAACGGCATCATCGAGGAACTGATCGTGAGCGTCGACCCGGCGCTGCGCCGCATGTCCTACAGCGTGCGCCAGGGACCGTGGGCCCTGACCCACCACCACTCCGTCATGCAGGTCCTCCCGCCGGCCGAGGGCGACAGCGGCTCGCGTGTGGCCTGGCTCGTCGACCTGAAGCCCGACTCCCTCGCCGAGGAGTTCGCCGCCGGGATGGAGGGGGCCGTCGAGGCCATGAAGGCGTCCCTGGGCAAGGCGACGCCCTGA
- a CDS encoding acyltransferase, with protein MGRETATAPQRGGRDLPALTGIRFFAALLVFLAHASLLYNPLDLSVPINLFRDRTIADNMAKIFAPAGFVGVSFFFVLSGFVLTWSRREKDTATGFWRRRLLKIFPNHLVTWALTMFLFAAAYTPMHAWLPNLFLLHSFSPQSDTNNSVNVPAWSLCSELLFYLLFPVIIRPLARIADRRLWFWAGGAVAGVAVIALLARYVIPAGQSFPLAPLPMTKMWFGYLFPPSRLFEFVLGILLARIVMAGLWPRIGAWPIAVLALAGYVAAVEVPSPYNFSLTTIVPVSAIICAVASHDARGGKSVLNHPFLVWLGTVSFGMYMGQVIPIFYGRLKLLGGDTYSTPAALGLLLLLLASCVLLGWLLHTLVEAPVMRRWGRSRPKPGPTPTPSAGRSTDPAASTPVTPGTPI; from the coding sequence ATGGGACGGGAGACGGCGACCGCCCCGCAGCGCGGCGGACGCGACCTGCCCGCGCTGACCGGAATCCGCTTCTTCGCGGCTCTCCTGGTTTTCCTCGCGCACGCGTCCCTCCTGTACAACCCGCTGGATCTCTCGGTCCCCATCAATCTGTTCCGGGACCGGACGATCGCGGACAACATGGCGAAGATCTTCGCCCCCGCGGGATTCGTCGGAGTGTCGTTCTTCTTCGTGCTCAGCGGATTCGTCCTGACATGGTCCCGGCGCGAAAAGGACACCGCCACCGGATTCTGGCGGCGCAGGCTGCTCAAGATTTTCCCGAACCACCTGGTGACCTGGGCGCTCACCATGTTCCTGTTCGCGGCCGCCTACACCCCGATGCACGCCTGGCTGCCGAACCTGTTCCTGCTGCACTCGTTCAGCCCGCAGTCGGACACCAACAACAGCGTCAACGTCCCGGCCTGGTCGCTCTGTTCGGAGCTCCTCTTCTACCTGCTGTTCCCGGTGATCATCCGGCCGCTGGCCCGGATCGCCGACCGCAGGCTGTGGTTCTGGGCGGGCGGCGCGGTGGCGGGGGTCGCGGTGATCGCCCTCCTGGCGCGGTACGTCATACCCGCCGGGCAGTCGTTCCCGCTCGCCCCCCTGCCCATGACCAAGATGTGGTTCGGCTACCTCTTCCCGCCGTCCCGCCTGTTCGAATTCGTGCTGGGCATCCTGCTGGCACGCATCGTCATGGCCGGACTCTGGCCCCGGATCGGTGCCTGGCCCATCGCGGTGCTCGCGCTGGCCGGCTACGTCGCGGCCGTCGAGGTGCCCAGCCCGTACAACTTCTCGCTCACCACCATCGTGCCCGTCTCCGCCATCATCTGCGCCGTGGCCTCCCACGACGCCCGGGGCGGCAAGTCGGTGCTCAACCACCCCTTCCTGGTATGGCTCGGCACCGTCTCCTTCGGCATGTACATGGGCCAGGTCATACCGATCTTCTACGGACGCCTCAAACTGCTCGGCGGAGACACCTACAGCACCCCCGCCGCCCTCGGGCTCCTGCTGCTCCTGCTGGCCTCCTGCGTCCTGCTCGGCTGGCTGCTGCACACCCTGGTGGAGGCGCCGGTCATGCGCCGCTGGGGCCGTAGCAGGCCGAAGCCGGGCCCCACCCCCACCCCGTCCGCCGGCCGGTCCACCGACCCGGCCGCATCGACGCCGGTCACGCCCGGCACCCCGATCTGA
- a CDS encoding cytochrome P450 yields MSSPDSSPDHEVETYPFGPYQRLDMHPKYAQYRTERPVVRVRMPYGGEAWLATNYEDSKTVMADPRFSRAATIGADVPRSRQAFEDPIIVALDPPEHTRLRKLVTKAFTSRRIERLRPNVQSIVDKLVDDLIATGGPADLAETVAWPLPITVICELLGVPAADQQKFRALVDVWLTTGDERPLEEVSAALKELMGYMGDLIGKRRAEPQDDLLSALTAASEDGDKLSEDELVLLGITLLAAGHKTTANQLSSHVFALLEDRERWEELVASPELVPSAVEELLRYAPLAPASDNTRIALEDVELSGQLIKAGEAVMINYASANRDASVFPNPDRLDFHRETNPHVAFGHGLHHCLGAPLARMELQLALTALVTRLPQLELAVPAGEVPWRKESVARGVRELPVRW; encoded by the coding sequence ATGTCGTCCCCGGACAGCTCCCCGGACCATGAGGTGGAGACCTACCCGTTCGGTCCCTACCAGCGCCTCGACATGCACCCCAAGTACGCCCAGTACCGCACCGAACGGCCCGTGGTCAGGGTGCGGATGCCCTACGGCGGTGAGGCATGGCTGGCCACCAACTACGAGGACAGCAAGACCGTCATGGCCGACCCGCGCTTCAGCCGGGCCGCCACGATCGGCGCCGACGTGCCGCGTTCCCGCCAGGCCTTCGAGGACCCCATCATCGTGGCCCTCGACCCGCCCGAGCACACCCGGCTGCGCAAGCTCGTCACGAAGGCGTTCACCAGCCGTCGCATCGAACGGCTGCGGCCCAACGTCCAGTCGATCGTCGACAAACTCGTCGACGACCTGATCGCCACCGGCGGTCCGGCCGATCTCGCCGAGACCGTCGCCTGGCCGCTCCCGATCACCGTCATCTGCGAACTCCTCGGTGTCCCCGCGGCCGACCAGCAGAAGTTCCGGGCGCTCGTCGACGTCTGGCTCACGACCGGTGACGAGCGGCCCCTCGAAGAGGTGAGCGCCGCGCTCAAGGAGCTCATGGGCTACATGGGCGACCTCATCGGCAAGCGGCGCGCCGAACCCCAGGACGACCTGCTCTCCGCGCTGACGGCGGCCAGCGAGGACGGCGACAAGCTCAGCGAGGACGAACTGGTCCTGCTCGGCATCACCCTCCTCGCCGCCGGCCACAAGACGACGGCCAACCAGCTCAGCAGCCACGTCTTCGCCCTGCTGGAGGACCGCGAGCGCTGGGAGGAACTGGTCGCCTCCCCGGAACTCGTCCCGAGCGCCGTCGAGGAACTGCTGCGCTACGCCCCGCTCGCGCCCGCATCCGACAACACCCGGATCGCCCTGGAGGACGTGGAGCTGAGCGGACAGCTCATCAAGGCCGGCGAGGCGGTCATGATCAACTACGCGTCCGCCAACCGTGACGCGTCGGTCTTCCCGAACCCGGACCGGCTCGACTTCCACCGGGAGACCAACCCGCACGTGGCCTTCGGGCACGGCCTGCACCACTGCCTGGGCGCACCGCTGGCCCGGATGGAGCTGCAGCTCGCCCTCACCGCGCTCGTCACCCGGCTGCCGCAGCTCGAACTCGCGGTCCCCGCCGGGGAGGTGCCCTGGCGCAAGGAGTCGGTCGCCCGCGGGGTGCGCGAGCTGCCGGTGCGGTGGTGA
- a CDS encoding ferredoxin, giving the protein MDETRWTVRVERSACLGTGVCASVFPTRFAISGGKSRALREDNDPDEELLDAADLCPMGAIRVTDRATGVSVLPEED; this is encoded by the coding sequence ATGGACGAGACCCGCTGGACGGTCCGGGTGGAACGGTCGGCCTGTCTTGGCACGGGGGTGTGCGCCAGTGTCTTCCCCACCCGCTTCGCGATCAGCGGCGGGAAGTCCCGGGCGCTGCGCGAGGACAACGACCCCGATGAGGAACTCCTCGACGCCGCCGACCTCTGCCCGATGGGAGCCATCCGCGTCACGGACAGGGCCACGGGAGTGAGCGTGCTGCCCGAGGAAGACTGA